In Gossypium arboreum isolate Shixiya-1 chromosome 5, ASM2569848v2, whole genome shotgun sequence, a single genomic region encodes these proteins:
- the LOC108450550 gene encoding triacylglycerol lipase OBL1-like, with protein MATSHQGFCDDYFLLNPEKATLFDLFSLLFSPQLEKRGFIDCPGSKHQSFLLRWPIFVSVVLQILLIWVKKPMAFMGDAIEMWLNLLSINGGLFRLLLNLPTGKTEWPKRTSAKFTSMIGNTDTRLELDENIKPADQKYKASLSMMASKLSYENEAFIETKVTQLWKRKFVKFFNCWNEYRGLPSTQAFILQDTQANPNLYVVAFRGTSPFDADDWRTDADFSWCKIKAMGKARTHSGFMQALGLQKNNGWPEEIQQHRDGQRQFAYYAIRQKLREILKENEDAKFIVTGHSLGGALAILFAAVLMLHDEELLLEKLDGVFTFGQPRVGDENFGEYMKEKMKKFDVKYFRYVYNNDLVPRVPYDDKMTLFKHFGPCLFFNSFYTGEVLPEQPNKNYFSLLWVIPKMVNAVWELIRGIILPYMYGPDYKEGWVLRMLRVIGLLVPGVSAHSPQDYVNSTRLGTLSDVELHKHQLKID; from the exons ATGGCTACTTCTCATCAAGGTTTTTGCGACGATTATTTTTTACTAAACCCAGAAAAAGCAACTTTGTTTGATCTGTTTAGCCTTCTATTCTCGCCTCAGTTGGAGAAAAGAGGATTCATAGATTGTCCTGGGAGCAAGCATCAAAGCTTTCTTCTTCGATGGCCCATCTTCGTCTCCGTTGTTCTTCAAATACTCCTCATTTGGGTAAAGAAACCTATGGCCTTTATGGGGGATGCCATCGAGATGTGGCTCAACCTTTTATCTATCAACGGTGGCCTCTTTCGTCTCCTACTAAATCTTCCAACAG GGAAAACAGAATGGCCTAAGCGAACATCCGCGAAGTTTACATCGATGATAGGGAACACCGACACTCGCCTTGAATTAGACGAAAACATTAAGCCAGCCGACCAAAAATACAAAGCCTCGCTGTCTATGATGGCTTCCAAATTATCCTATGAGAATGAAGCCTTCATTGAAACCAAAGTCACCCAACTTTGGAAG AGGAAATTCGTCAAGTTTTTTAATTGCTGGAATG AATACAGAGGACTTCCTTCAACCCAAGCTTTTATTCTTCAAGACACACAAGCAAATCCCAACTTGTATGTGGTTGCATTTAGAGGGACAAGCCCATTCGACGCCGACGACTGGCGAACTGATGCTGATTTTTCTTGGTGCAAGATTAAAGCCATGGGTAAGGCCAGGACCCACAGTGGTTTCATGCAAGCACTCGGCTTGCAAAAGAACAACGGTTGGCCTGAGGAGATCCAACAACACAGGGATGGCCAACGCCAATTTGCCTACTACGCTATTAGACAAAAGTTGAGGGAGATTCTAAAGGAGAATGAAGATGCCAAGTTTATAGTGACTGGCCATAGTTTGGGTGGGGCTTTAGCTATTTTGTTTGCTGCAGTGCTGATGTTACATGACGAAGAACTGTTGTTGGAGAAATTGGATGGGGTTTTCACCTTTGGACAACCAAGGGTTGGGGACGAAAACTTTGGGGAATATATGAAGGAGAAGATGAAAAAATTTGATGTGAAATATTTCAGATATGTTTACAACAATGACTTGGTGCCTAGGGTTCCTTATGATGATAAAATGACATTGTTTAAGCATTTTGGACCTTGCCTCTTCTTCAATAGTTTCTACACTGGGGAG GTCTTACCAGAACAACCGAACAAGAATTACTTTTCTTTACTATGGGTGATTCCGAAGATGGTGAATGCAGTTTGGGAGCTTATTAGGGGCATCATTTTGCCTTACATGTACGGTCCAGACTACAAGGAAGGTTGGGTTTTGAGAATGTTGAGGGTAATTGGATTATTAGTACCAGGTGTGTCAGCTCATTCCCCTCAAGATTACGTTAATTCCACTCGATTGGGAACCTTGTCAGATGTTGAGCTCCACAAACACCAACTTAAAATAGATTGA